The following are encoded together in the Triticum dicoccoides isolate Atlit2015 ecotype Zavitan chromosome 6B, WEW_v2.0, whole genome shotgun sequence genome:
- the LOC119321400 gene encoding uncharacterized protein LOC119321400: MLHVACSGCVVGGDEDGGGHGDDDDGYECASCTDLAASAVYVKSSYLDTLFSGFAPCLCPECSFEGSPADLVRHLTDKSGKHGWAAHKITYGKDHEYAIDAQKSKGKHHELLVAEEDGALFLLVIEFNGDAKKDFVFLVRVTNKAGAVYSSSVAVESPPAVGLTVMVEKKVMASPRRVVDRDYFIPEPNSLEASPTGWRKLADLLQEATRNDTGESAAATAAGEPDSSKSGQQSVAAAAGKSVSEPSSGCSTEPTPVREARSRKERAWYAGRCCLPTFVHSLALDEEGRQKTGPGPCAV; encoded by the exons ATGCTGCACGTTGCATGCAGCGGCTGTGTCGTcggcggcgacgaggacggcggtgGCCACGGTGACGACGATGACGGGTACGAGTGCGCTTCTTGCACAGACTTGGCCGCGTCCGCGGTCTACGTCAAGAGCTCGTACCTGGATACCCTATTCAGCGGCTTTGCGCCCTGTTTATGCCCGGAGTGCTCTTTCGAGGGTTCGCCGGCAGACCTCGTGCGCCACCTCACGGACAAGTCCGGCAAGCACGGCTGGGCCGCCCACAAGATCACGTACGGCAAGGACCACGAGTACGCCATCGACGCGCAGAAATCCAAGGGGAAGCACCATGAGCTCTTGGTCGCGGAGGAGGACGGTGCCTTATTCCTCTTGGTTATTGAATTTAACGGGGACGCCAAGAAAGACTTCGTGTTCCTTGTGCGTGTCACGAATAAAGCTGGCGCGGTGTACAGCTCCTCGGTCGCCGTGGAGAGCCCTCCGGCTGTAGGGCTCACTGTTATGGTGGAAAAGAAGGTGATGGCTAGTCCAAGAAGAGTGGTGGACCGTGACTATTTTATCCCTGAG CCCAATTCTTTAGAGGCTTCTCCGACCGGATGGAGAAAACTAGCCGACCTACTGCAAGAGGCGACGCGGAACGACACCGGAGAGAGTGCCGCCGCTACCGCTGCCGGAGAGCCAGACAGCAGCAAGAGCGGACAGCAGTCCGTCGCTGCAGCAGCTGGGAAGTCTGTGTCGGAGCCCAGCTCCGGCTGCAGCACGGAGCCGACACCAGTGAGGGAGGCCAGGAGCCGGAAAGAGCGGGCCTGGTACGCCGGCCGCTGCTGCCTGCCGACCTTCGTCCACAGCCTGGCTCTAGACGAGGAGGGGCGGCAGAAGACGGGCCCTGGCCCCTGCGCTGTCTGA